One Triticum dicoccoides isolate Atlit2015 ecotype Zavitan chromosome 5B, WEW_v2.0, whole genome shotgun sequence genomic window carries:
- the LOC119311911 gene encoding pentatricopeptide repeat-containing protein At1g77360, mitochondrial-like, which produces MRAATAGGRYFRCGDRGEGATPRPVAAADRRPPSTTERDLSEAVKYGGSARAPSQRCQRVEGGDSRMASFRLTGLEARKVFARMLSSGAGGSDAAVEAFDPAKRLCKLIISCRQASGLEIELDHSDLRVTPDVAERVLERLDNAGMLAYRFFEWARKQRRGGCAHTVRSFHTVVASLAKIRQYQLMWDVVAIMRRQGVVNVETFGIIMRKYARAQKVDEAVYTFNVMEKYGVVPNLAAFNSLLCALCKSKNVRKAQEIFEQMNGRFSPDAKTYSILLEGWGRAPNLPKMREVYSEMLDAGCQPDIVTYGIMVDSLCKTGRVEEAVFVVQDMSSRGCQPTTFIYSVLVHTYGVEMRIEDAVATFLDMQKDGIVPDVVVYNALVTAFCKVKKFDNAFRVMDDMEGHGITPNSRTWNIILNKMISLGKDEEAYRVFRRMIKRCQPDSDTYTMMIKMFCENDRLEMALKVWKYMRLKQFLPSMHTFSVLINGLCDKGEVSQACVLLEDMIEKGIRPPGSTFGKLRQLLLKEGRKDVLEFLVDKMKILIQEPLFD; this is translated from the coding sequence ATGCGTGCGGCTACAGCTGGAGGTCGATACTTTCGGTGTGGTGATCGCGGCGAAGGAGCGACGCCCCGCCCAGTTGCCGCGGCGGACCGCCGGCCGCCGTCCACCACAGAGCGAGACCTCAGTGAGGCAGTGAAGTACGGGGGTTCTGCTCGAGCTCCATCACAGCGGTGTCAGCGTGTGGAAGGCGGCGATAGCAGAATGGCCAGTTTCCGTCTCACTGGTCTGGAGGCACGCAAGGTGTTTGCTAGAATGCTTAGCAGCGGGGCAGGTGGCAGTGATGCCGCTGTGGAGGCTTTCGACCCCGCCAAACGCCTCTGCAAGCTCATCATCTCCTGCCGGCAGGCCTCGGGGCTTGAGATCGAGCTCGACCACAGCGACCTCCGAGTCACCCCGGATGTCGCCGAGCGCGTCCTGGAGCGCCTCGACAACGCTGGCATGCTCGCGTATCGCTTCTTCGAGTGGGCGCGCAAGCAGAGGCGTGGTGGCTGCGCCCACACCGTCCGCTCCTTCCACACGGTGGTCGCGTCCCTCGCCAAGATCCGCCAGTACCAGCTCATGTGGGACGTCGTTGCCATAATGCGCCGGCAGGGCGTGGTTAATGTCGAGACGTTTGGCATCATAATGCGGAAGTACGCACGGGCGCAGAAGGTCGATGAAGCTGTTTACACGTTCAATGTCATGGAGAAGTACGGCGTTGTGCCTAACCTCGCCGCTTTCAACAGCCTGCTCTGTGCGCTGTGCAAGTCCAAGAATGTGCGCAAGGCGCAGGAGATCTTTGAACAGATGAATGGCCGGTTCAGCCCTGATGCCAAGACCTATAGCATCTTGCTTGAGGGTTGGGGGAGAGCGCCTAATCTCCCAAAGATGCGAGAGGTCTACAGTGAGATGCTTGATGCAGGCTGCCAGCCTGACATAGTCACATATGGCATCATGGTTGATTCCCTCTGCAAGACAGGCCGTGTTGAGGAAGCTGTCTTTGTGGTGCAGGACATGAGCTCCAGGGGCTGCCAACCAACAACCTTCATATACAGTGTGCTCGTGCATACATACGGCGTTGAAATGAGGATCGAGGATGCTGTTGCAACATTTTTGGATATGCAGAAGGACGGGATCGTGCCAGATGTTGTGGTTTATAATGCACTTGTCACTGCCTTCTGCAAAGTGAAAAAATTTGACAATGCATTTAgagtcatggatgacatggaaggcCATGGAATCACCCCAAACTCAAGGACCTGGAACATCATCCTTAACAAGATGATTAGCCTTGGAAAGGATGAAGAAGCATACAGGGTCTTCCGCCGTATGATAAAGCGCTGCCAACCAGATTCTGATACATACACCATGATGATAAAGATGTTCTGTGAGAATGACAGGTTAGAGATGGCACTGAAGGTATGGAAATATATGAGGTTGAAGCAGTTTCTGCCGAGCATGCACACGTTCTCTGTGCTGATCAATGGGCTGTGTGACAAGGGTGAGGTTAGCCAAGCTTGTGTTCTGCTTGAAGATATGATAGAGAAGGGCATTAGACCCCCTGGTTCAACATTTGGCAAGCTGAGGCAGCTCCTtctgaaggaaggaaggaaggatgtGCTTGAATTTCTCGTTGATAAAATGAAGATTCTGATACAGGAACCTTTGTTTGATTGA